In Moorena sp. SIOASIH, the sequence ATTTCCCCGACACTATTAGCGCAGTAAAACAGCGGTGGCTTCACCCCTGTGGGACGGATAGCAACCATTAGAGAATCCGGTCGAGGTCGTGCTCCTTCTCGACCAGCTACAATAGTTAACAAGGCGCGAAGCTCATCTGTATCCAGTGGTAACAACTCGGGAAATAGATTAGGGTTAGGGTTATCTGCTACAACTCCAAGTTTGAGAAGACTGGCAATTTCCTCAATGGTTGTAAATTGAAATAGGGCAGCCAACGGCAGTTTGGTCTGAGTGACTTTTTCTATTTCTGCAACTAAGCGCACTGCCAGCAAGGAGTGACCGCCCAACTCAAAGAAGTTATCTGTTACTCCTATGGGTTGGATACCGAGAACTTGTGACCAGATTTGGGCTAGTTGGAGTTCTAAAGAATCTCTGGGTGCCACAAAGGTTTCGGCTCCCGACTGCCTGGAAGTATCCGGTGCCGGTAGGCCACGCCGATCTACTTTGCCGTTGGGTGTTAGAGGCAAAGCATCTAATACTACAAAGGCATTGGGTATCATGTAGTGGGGTAATTTCTGTTTGAGAAAGCCCCGCAGGTTGGTGGTGAGAATGTCGGCCTTTTCCCCAGGAGAAACAACGTAGGCTACTAGGCGTTTGTCACCAGGTAAAACCTCCCTTACTATGACTACAGCTTCTTGGATTTCATGGTGTTGAATTAGAGTTGCTTCAATTTCATCGAGTTCGATGCGGAAGCCACGCATTTTGACTTGGTTGTCGATGCGACCGAGAAATTCGATGTTGCCATCGGGGAGATAACGGGCTAAGTCACCTGTTTTGTAGAGGCGAGAACCCGGTTGATTACTAAAGGGGTTGGGGATGAATTTCTCTTGGGTTAGTTTCGGACGATTTAGATAGCCTCGGGCTAAACCAGCACCCCCGATATGCAATTCACCGGAAATACCAATGGGGACAGGTTGGAGATGTTGGTCTAGGATATAGGTTTGGGTGTTAGCAATCGGAGTCCCAATTGGCGGCAATGCTGACCAATTTTTAGTATAACCCGTTAAAGTAAATGCTGTTACTACATGAGTTTCTGATGGTCCATAATGATTATGGAAAGTACAATCTTTTAGCTGGGAGAAAAAACTAGCAATGGCTGGTGTAATTTTCAACTGTTCCCCCGCTGTAATTACTTCCCGCAGATAATGATAAATTGATCCTTGACTCTGAGCGGTTTCTGCTAGCTGCTGTAAAGCCACAAAAGGCAAAAACAGTCTTTCCACTTGTTTTTTTGCGAGCAAATTTAGCAGAGCCACTGGCTCTCGTCGCAATTCCTCTTCGATTAAAACCAAAGTTCCCCCTGCACACCAAGTGGAGAACATTTCTTGAAAGGAGACATCAAAACTAATTGGTGCAAATTGCAGGGTTTTTGCCCGGTTTGCAACTGTTGTGTGTGACCGTTGCCAGTTGATCAGATTCCTGAGAGCAAAATGCTTCATTGCTACACCTTTAGGCTTTCCTGTTGATCCAGAAGTGTAGATGACATAAGCCAAGTTTTCTCCAGAAGCAGTAAAGTTGGGATTTAAGTCACTTTGTTGAGTGACTACTTCCAAGTCAGTATCTAAACAAATAATTTGCCCTTGATGTTCTGGTAATCTAGCTACTAGTTTTTTTTTAGTTAACAGTACTGATACTGCCGAATCTTTGAGCATATAAGCAATACGCTCAGTAGGATAATCTGGGTCAATGGGAACATAAGCACCACCCGCTTTGAGTATCCCCAATAATCCCACCACCATCTCAAGGGAACGCTCAACACAAATCCCCACCAATACTTCGGGTTTTACTCCTGTTGAACGCAAATAATGCGCTAGTTGATTCGCCCGATTATTTAACTGGCGGTAGGTGAATTGTTGGTCTTCAAACACCACCGCTACTGCATCAGGAGTGAGTTCTACTTGCTCTTCAAATAACTGATGAATACACTTATCTTGGGGATAATCTGTTGCTGTATCGTTCCATTCAACTAATAACTGATGCCGTTCGCGTTCTGTGAGCAAAGGTAATTGGGAAATTTGCTGTTGAGGATTAGCAACTATTCCCTCTAGCCAGACTTGAAAATGACCAATCCAACGACGAATGGTTGCCCCATCAAATAGGTCGCTATTGTATTCCCAGTATCCAATTAATCCCTCTTTTGTCTCCTTCATTGACAGGAACAAGTCAAACTTGGCGACAACACTTTCCATTTCTAGCTTAGTGCAAGTCAGTCCCGGAATTTCGATGATTCCCATGGTCGCATTTTGTAAAGCAAACATCACCTGGAACAAGGGATGATGACTCAAAGAGCGTTGGGGTTGTAATTCCTGTACTAACTTCTCAAATGGTAAGTCCTGATGACCATAGGCTTCTATTGCGGTTTGGCGAACCCTCTTCAATACCTCAGCAAAACCGATATTTTCTGGGAATTGAGTTCGTAACACTAAAGTATTGACAAAAAAACCAATTAACGGTTCGATTTCCCGACGGTTACGGTTAGCAATCGGCGTTCCCACTAGGATATCTGACTGTCCACTGTAACGATAGAGTAAACTGCTCCAAGCTGCTAACAAAGTCATAAATAGGGTACAGCCGGATTTTTGACTGAGATTATACAGTTTATGGGTCAGTTCGGTAGAAAGTTTAAAGGACTCTCTACTCCCCCGGAAGGTCTCAATTGGTGGACGGGGACGGTCATAGGGCAATTCTAATCGGGGTGGCGCTCCTTTTAATTGTTGCTTCCAATAGTTGAGTTGGGTTTCGAGCAGGTTTCCCTTAAACCACTCTCGCTGCCAAAGTGCAAAGTCGGCATATTGAATTGGCAATGGTGCTAATGGGGAATGTTCACCATTACTGAAGGCTTGATACAGTACCGATAACTCTCGCCAGAATACTCCCATTGACCAACCATCGAAGACGATGTGGTGCATGGTCAACATTAACACATGGGATTGAGAACCTAGTCGCCAGATTTTGACGCGCACTAAGGAGTCTGTGGCTAAGTTAAACGGAGTTTGTGCTTCTTCTAATACCCGCCGCTCAACTTCGGTGGTAGTTTCTGTTTGTGATATTTGTTGTAAGTCTTCAACAGCAATTTTTATATGTTTCGCTGCGGTAATTACCTGAATCGGAACCCCGTTTTCCGTAGTAAACCTTGTCCGTATAATTTCGTGACGGCGAACAATTTCGTTGAAAGCTTGTTCAACACAGGTCAGGGATAAATTGCCGCTCAGCAGCCAAGCACTGGTGATATTGTAAGTAGCGCTTTCTCCTTCGAGTTGATTGAGAAACCATAGTCTTTCTTGAGCAAAGGATAAGGCTAATTTGGCTTCTGCTGCTGAAGGGGTAATTTCTGCTGCTGGCCAGGCCGTTTGACCAGTTGTTTCTATGACTTTAGCTAGTTTCCTGATGGTGGGGGATTCAAATAGATGGCGCAGGGGAAATTCCAGTGAAAAGGTTTCTTGTATCCGAGAAATCACTTGAGTGCCTTTGAGAGAATGTCCTCCCAATTCAAAAAAGTTGTCATGAATGCCGATTTTTTCTATTCCTAGAACTTGACTCCAAATTGCCCCTAGCAGTTCTTCTGTGGGAGTGTTGGGGGGAACAAAAGTAGTTTCACTCGCGACCTCTATATCTGGTGCTGGTAATGCTTTTCGATCAATTTTACCATTGGGGGTTAACGGTAGAGACTCTAAGGTGACAAAGGCACTGGGCACCATGTAGTCTGGTAGCTTTTCCTTGAGCAAAGAACGCAATTTGCTCTTGGTGGGAACAGTTTCCCCAGAAACAAAATAAGCAACCAGGTGTTTATCTCCTGGAATATCTTCTCGGGCAATCACCACCGCTTCTTTGACTTGGGGATTTTCAGTCAGTGTGGCTTCAATTTCTGAGAGTTCGATGCGGAAGCCACGAATTTTTACTTGGTTGTCAATGCGACCGAGGAATTCGATGTTACCATCGGGGAGATAACGGGCTAGGTCCCCAGTTTTGTAGAGACGAGAACCCGGTTGCTTGCGAAAGGGGTTGGGGATGAATTTCTCTTGTGTCAGTTCTGGGCGGTTAAGATAGCCACGTGCCAACTGTACGCCACCAATATATAGTTCACCAGGAACCCCGATCGGGACGGGTTGAAGATGGCGGTCTAAGATGTAGGTTTGGACGTTAGCAATAGCACGTCCAATTGGTACCTCTTGCTGTATAATCTCTGATGCCCTTATTTTGTGGAGCGCTGTCACCACTGTTGCTTCGGTTGGTCCGTAACCGTTAACCAGTTGAGGAACTTCGTCCATAAGCTTTTGCCAATTCTTCACCAACCCGGGAAGGGCTCGTTCTCCCCCAATAATGACTAAGCGTACTGACTCAGGAAACACTCCCTTGACTGCTGTCTCTAATTCAGTCATCATTTGCTGCCAGTATGCTGTAGGCAAATCCAATACTGTTATGTCCCACTGCCGACAGGTTTGCCAAAATGTCGATACAGAACTTAACATTGGCTCGGTTCGCAAAACCAGAGTCCCCCCAGATAACAAGCAGGGATAAATTTCTTCCGCTGCTGCATCAAAGCTAATCGAAGCAAATTGAAGAACGCGATCGCATTGGTTTATCCGGTACTCAGTCTGGGCCGCTTGCACGAAGTTAGTTAAAGACCGATGCTCGATCTCCACCCCTTTTGGTCTTCCTGTAGATCCGGAAGTGTAGATAACATAAGCCAAGGAAGCTGATTTAGCAAGACTTGCTAGATTCTCCTTGCTATACCCAGAAATGACCGACCAATCTTTATCTAAGCAAACAACCTGAGCCTCGCGTTCTGGGAACCCGCTCTGTAACTTCTGTTTTACTAACAGTAAAGGTACCTGGGAATCTGCTAACATATAAGTCAAACGCTCTACAGGATAATTAGGGTCTAACGGCACATAAGCCCCACCCGCTTTTAGAATCCCCAATAATCCCACCACCATCTCAAGGGAACGCTCTACACAAATCCCCACCAAAACTTCGGCCCCTACTCCTCTTGATCGCAAATAATGGGCTAATTGATTGGCTCGGTTATTTAACTGACGATAGGTTAATTGTTCGTCTTCAAATACTACCGCTACTGCATCGGGGGTTAGTTCTACTTGTTCTTCAAATAACTGATGAATACACTTATCTTGGGGATAATCTGTGGCTGTATCGTTCCATTCAACTAATAACTGATTCCGTTCGCGTTCTGTGAGCAAAGGTAATTGGGAAATTTGCTGTTGAGGATTGGCAACTATTCCCTCTAAGAATACAGTGAACGATCGCCAAAGGTTCTCAATAGCAATATCGCTATAGTTTTTATTATTATAGAAACAAGCACAAGAACCGTTCTGAGCGATGACTAATACAAATTTATGATGATCATTTATAAGACTGGTATTTATGGGGTAATCCGCTAATGTCTCAGTCAAATGCACAGCAATGGGTAGGTGCTGCTCAATGGAAAAATGTTGTAAGGTAGTAAGCTGAGGATAACGACTTACAATATCCCGATGAAAAGTTTGGCGACACTTAGCTCGATTTATCTGTTGTTTGACTAGACCAAAAATTGTGGCGATGGTTTGTTCAATATCAATTTCTATGTGACAAGGGATAACACTTGTAAAAAGTTGATTTAGGCTGGCTGACAGTGGATAAACTGTCGAAGTTTCAAGACCAATATCAAAACATGTGCTTTGATTGATACGAGCCAAATAGGCAACAAAAGCAGTCAACAAAAAGTCTTGTGGACTGCAGTCAATTGATGT encodes:
- a CDS encoding non-ribosomal peptide synthetase, which produces MMSDINKRIAKLSPAKRKLLEHKLKQKLKNTNDQSTITPRENPQSIPLSFSEERMWILDRLEPGNPAYNRPTNIRLTGSLNVEALERAINEIVGRHEVFRTSFPAVDGQPIQAIAPSLTVKLLIIELSHLPSNEQEIEVERIAVEEAQQRFDLSKLPLIQAKLLRLSEEENILLLTIHHIIFDGWSAGVLLKELAVHYEAFATGKSSPLPPLPIQYADFAIWQRQRLQGERLESQLAYWKKQLGGSLPVLELPTDRPRRPVQTFQGAKQNLLLPQNLSNSLKELSLRAGVTLFMTLLAAFQILLYRYTGEEDIIVGTPIAGRDSIEIEQLIGVFINTLALGTEVKGNLTFSELLAQVREVALGAYAHQDIPFEKLVEELQPERDLSHTPIFQVLFQLINLPSQVVEVQGLRIDNCQLETGMAMLDLALEIEEQPTGLSCLFKYNSDLFDATTIERMAGHFQVLLEGIVANPQQQVSQLPLLSETQQLTCVLIGQENFLIPCAKKLLERGHAITGIVAAGQVIHNWAKEREIPSISFNQNLVDFLSQVPFDYLFSIYNLKILPAEILNLPSRGAINLHNALLPKYGGLYATSWAIFNGETVHGLTWHWMTQGIDEGDIIKQIKLPILESETAFTLKMKCYNAALESFPELIDALAFDRIEAQPQNREQRLYFNAVQRPTPGCVVDWNWTAQAIDALIRSLDFGAYPNPFGLPKLYVTGNFYLITHLEISSEVSQTPPGTLVEIERDYLQISTASQDVIVRSLQTLEGQDLSLKDWAAQLNLQVGYYLEPLSVVENQQVEEIEASCLRHEAFWVKQLSTWEPLDLPIPEQSRTLEAALYKRQRLLFEPPEVLDKFLSQTSIDCSPQDFLLTAFVAYLARINQSTCFDIGLETSTVYPLSASLNQLFTSVIPCHIEIDIEQTIATIFGLVKQQINRAKCRQTFHRDIVSRYPQLTTLQHFSIEQHLPIAVHLTETLADYPINTSLINDHHKFVLVIAQNGSCACFYNNKNYSDIAIENLWRSFTVFLEGIVANPQQQISQLPLLTERERNQLLVEWNDTATDYPQDKCIHQLFEEQVELTPDAVAVVFEDEQLTYRQLNNRANQLAHYLRSRGVGAEVLVGICVERSLEMVVGLLGILKAGGAYVPLDPNYPVERLTYMLADSQVPLLLVKQKLQSGFPEREAQVVCLDKDWSVISGYSKENLASLAKSASLAYVIYTSGSTGRPKGVEIEHRSLTNFVQAAQTEYRINQCDRVLQFASISFDAAAEEIYPCLLSGGTLVLRTEPMLSSVSTFWQTCRQWDITVLDLPTAYWQQMMTELETAVKGVFPESVRLVIIGGERALPGLVKNWQKLMDEVPQLVNGYGPTEATVVTALHKIRASEIIQQEVPIGRAIANVQTYILDRHLQPVPIGVPGELYIGGVQLARGYLNRPELTQEKFIPNPFRKQPGSRLYKTGDLARYLPDGNIEFLGRIDNQVKIRGFRIELSEIEATLTENPQVKEAVVIAREDIPGDKHLVAYFVSGETVPTKSKLRSLLKEKLPDYMVPSAFVTLESLPLTPNGKIDRKALPAPDIEVASETTFVPPNTPTEELLGAIWSQVLGIEKIGIHDNFFELGGHSLKGTQVISRIQETFSLEFPLRHLFESPTIRKLAKVIETTGQTAWPAAEITPSAAEAKLALSFAQERLWFLNQLEGESATYNITSAWLLSGNLSLTCVEQAFNEIVRRHEIIRTRFTTENGVPIQVITAAKHIKIAVEDLQQISQTETTTEVERRVLEEAQTPFNLATDSLVRVKIWRLGSQSHVLMLTMHHIVFDGWSMGVFWRELSVLYQAFSNGEHSPLAPLPIQYADFALWQREWFKGNLLETQLNYWKQQLKGAPPRLELPYDRPRPPIETFRGSRESFKLSTELTHKLYNLSQKSGCTLFMTLLAAWSSLLYRYSGQSDILVGTPIANRNRREIEPLIGFFVNTLVLRTQFPENIGFAEVLKRVRQTAIEAYGHQDLPFEKLVQELQPQRSLSHHPLFQVMFALQNATMGIIEIPGLTCTKLEMESVVAKFDLFLSMKETKEGLIGYWEYNSDLFDGATIRRWIGHFQVWLEGIVANPQQQISQLPLLTERERHQLLVEWNDTATDYPQDKCIHQLFEEQVELTPDAVAVVFEDQQFTYRQLNNRANQLAHYLRSTGVKPEVLVGICVERSLEMVVGLLGILKAGGAYVPIDPDYPTERIAYMLKDSAVSVLLTKKKLVARLPEHQGQIICLDTDLEVVTQQSDLNPNFTASGENLAYVIYTSGSTGKPKGVAMKHFALRNLINWQRSHTTVANRAKTLQFAPISFDVSFQEMFSTWCAGGTLVLIEEELRREPVALLNLLAKKQVERLFLPFVALQQLAETAQSQGSIYHYLREVITAGEQLKITPAIASFFSQLKDCTFHNHYGPSETHVVTAFTLTGYTKNWSALPPIGTPIANTQTYILDQHLQPVPIGISGELHIGGAGLARGYLNRPKLTQEKFIPNPFSNQPGSRLYKTGDLARYLPDGNIEFLGRIDNQVKMRGFRIELDEIEATLIQHHEIQEAVVIVREVLPGDKRLVAYVVSPGEKADILTTNLRGFLKQKLPHYMIPNAFVVLDALPLTPNGKVDRRGLPAPDTSRQSGAETFVAPRDSLELQLAQIWSQVLGIQPIGVTDNFFELGGHSLLAVRLVAEIEKVTQTKLPLAALFQFTTIEEIASLLKLGVVADNPNPNLFPELLPLDTDELRALLTIVAGREGARPRPDSLMVAIRPTGVKPPLFYCANSVGEISPLARYLGEEQPVYLLESGYVVLIQKHKQTEANIKAIAASHVRDILEVYPTGPILLTGYSLGKLVAYEVAKQLQERGNKVAFLAILDTSGSGQMYRYYLQKIQPDLIRMELQLLRGLWLRFARKLGSFLWELKDHLTAQKSMSPVGANQGEYLMQGYSGKITLFVTRVARDHRHHIKIQRWLFPLMGWEEHVVDLIRVPGDHKSMVREPHGRVLANRLKTCIDQALAAEADRE